In Flavobacteriales bacterium, one DNA window encodes the following:
- a CDS encoding DNA mismatch repair protein MutS yields the protein MPGIDEQTIQDLEFHRIREMLVELAVGPTSQKNFGLLTPMNRFRSAHVRLEEVKEFLDIRNEQGAGFPRLEFEEVQKDLKRLKMKNASLFLEGIIRVYRASLLCNELLQFFKPRKESSPRLYALSQETWYTKDIIKPVDKVLDKRFKVKDDASERLMKIRQEVKRKRAQVNRNFDRLVKKYAARGFLGESLESFLNERRVLSVVSSHKRSVAGSSLGGSRSGQVTYVEPQENVALNFELDQLGHDEQKEIERILQELSETIREQTELVKSYQKVLTRFDDINARCRLALKLQCELPGLVDEPYLELVQAYHPLLWLSNQEKGVKTEPQSLLMDEGGRMLVISGPNAGGKSITLKTIGLLQLMLQSGLLVPVDANSRMGWFHKILSDIGDNQSIENQLSTYSYRLKRMKFFLDQADEHSLLLLDEFGTGSDPELGGALAEVFFERLYEKGAYGVITTHYANIKLKAAELPFAFNASMLFNTETLEPRYKLSIGQPGSSFTFEVAQMNGIPKRLIESAKGRLDHKKVELDKLIAELQQEKAEFEDENQRMRKAQRSAKDAEDDMRQRQSRYEERLQTQQKRIERNNKYLNSGKKMHQFIDAYTLGRANKELLNEVKKFLTIEKTKLEEARKLKDRKEKSAAKSRARKERERRRKNKVKKPVKVGSTVRLEKSNQRGEVIELKGSEAVVMFGSFKTKVGLEKLVVV from the coding sequence ATGCCCGGTATTGACGAACAGACCATCCAAGACCTTGAATTCCACCGCATTCGTGAGATGTTGGTGGAATTGGCCGTGGGACCTACTTCGCAAAAGAATTTCGGCTTGCTCACACCCATGAACCGATTCAGATCGGCACACGTACGATTGGAGGAGGTCAAGGAATTTTTGGACATCCGGAATGAGCAAGGGGCAGGCTTCCCGCGCTTGGAATTCGAAGAAGTTCAGAAAGACCTCAAGCGACTGAAGATGAAGAATGCGAGCCTCTTCCTAGAGGGCATTATACGGGTCTACCGCGCCAGTCTGCTCTGCAATGAACTCCTACAATTCTTCAAGCCCAGGAAAGAGAGCAGTCCGCGATTGTATGCACTGAGTCAAGAGACCTGGTATACCAAGGATATCATCAAGCCCGTGGACAAGGTACTCGACAAGCGCTTCAAGGTAAAAGACGATGCCAGTGAGCGATTGATGAAGATCCGGCAAGAAGTCAAACGCAAGCGTGCTCAGGTCAATCGCAATTTCGACCGACTGGTCAAGAAGTATGCTGCCCGGGGATTTCTGGGCGAAAGTCTCGAGTCATTCCTCAATGAGCGCAGGGTATTGTCCGTGGTCTCTAGTCATAAACGATCTGTAGCGGGCAGCAGTCTAGGTGGATCCCGCAGTGGACAGGTCACCTATGTGGAACCTCAAGAGAATGTCGCGCTCAATTTCGAGTTGGATCAATTGGGTCATGACGAGCAGAAGGAGATCGAGCGTATCCTGCAAGAACTCTCGGAGACCATTCGCGAGCAGACAGAGTTGGTGAAGAGTTATCAGAAGGTACTCACCCGTTTCGATGACATCAATGCCCGCTGCCGATTGGCCCTCAAGCTTCAATGTGAACTGCCCGGGCTGGTAGACGAGCCCTATCTGGAGTTGGTCCAAGCCTATCACCCCCTGCTGTGGCTCAGCAATCAGGAGAAAGGAGTGAAGACTGAACCTCAGAGTCTACTCATGGATGAAGGTGGTCGCATGCTGGTCATCTCCGGACCCAATGCAGGAGGGAAATCCATCACCTTGAAGACCATCGGACTCTTGCAATTGATGTTGCAGAGCGGTCTATTGGTCCCGGTAGACGCCAACTCCCGAATGGGCTGGTTCCACAAGATCCTCTCCGATATCGGGGATAATCAGAGCATAGAGAATCAGCTCAGCACCTATAGCTATCGCCTGAAGCGGATGAAGTTCTTCTTGGATCAGGCCGATGAGCACAGTTTATTGCTCTTGGATGAGTTTGGTACCGGTTCAGACCCGGAATTGGGAGGTGCTCTGGCCGAGGTCTTCTTTGAAAGACTCTATGAAAAAGGAGCCTATGGGGTCATCACCACTCATTACGCCAATATCAAGCTCAAAGCGGCAGAACTTCCTTTTGCATTCAATGCCAGCATGCTCTTCAATACAGAGACACTGGAACCTCGATACAAACTCTCTATCGGTCAGCCGGGAAGCTCCTTCACCTTTGAAGTAGCGCAGATGAACGGTATCCCCAAGCGATTGATCGAAAGTGCCAAGGGAAGGCTGGATCATAAGAAGGTGGAACTGGATAAGCTCATAGCCGAGCTACAACAGGAGAAGGCCGAGTTCGAAGATGAGAACCAGCGCATGCGCAAGGCCCAGCGGAGTGCCAAGGATGCAGAAGACGATATGCGTCAGCGACAGAGTCGCTATGAGGAACGACTGCAGACCCAGCAGAAACGCATCGAGCGCAACAACAAGTATCTCAACTCCGGCAAGAAGATGCATCAGTTCATAGATGCGTATACATTGGGTCGGGCCAATAAGGAATTGCTCAATGAAGTGAAGAAATTCCTCACCATCGAGAAGACCAAGTTAGAGGAGGCCCGCAAGCTCAAAGACCGGAAGGAGAAATCCGCAGCTAAGAGTCGAGCGCGCAAGGAGCGCGAGCGCAGACGCAAGAACAAGGTCAAGAAGCCCGTCAAAGTAGGGTCGACCGTGCGCTTGGAGAAGAGCAATCAGCGAGGTGAGGTCATCGAGCTCAAGGGTTCGGAAGCGGTGGTGATGTTCGGCTCCTTCAAGACCAAGGTCGGATTGGAGAAGCTGGTGGTCGTCTAG